In Tenebrio molitor chromosome 1, icTenMoli1.1, whole genome shotgun sequence, the sequence AAGTAAGTCGCCTCTCCTCCCCTTCCGAACCGCCGCTCTCACGCCGCCCCCATTTTTCAGTCTGTCAAAAAGCAGATTCCGGCACCGAACAGTTCCTGTCTAGCGGAGTTGTGCGCCGACAACATAAGACTGTGGAACTATTTCCTGCTGAATTTTAGCTGTAAGACCACTGTGCAGCAGCACTTGAGCAAAAAGCATCACAATCTGAGGGTCAAGAGATTTGCCGAGCTGTTTTTTCTCGTGTATAACCCCAGACGCTCGGCCATCGGCTGTTTCGACACCAACTACCAGAACTATCTGTTGGTGGCCGAGATAGCCAAGAGGTCCAAGTACATGCAGAGCTTGCCCTCTCTGCCGGTGCACTGCGCCGCACTCGACGGCGACAACACCACCATGCCGGTCATTTTCGAAGACCAGTACCAGGACCCCTTCGACTTCGACAAACGGAGCTGCGACGATCTGCTACCTAAAAAAGGTAAATATCAAAAGAAGACTTCCAAGTGTTACGTAATTCGCACCACCAGGGGGCAGTAGCGTAAGCCAGATTGTCAATTCGACCGGTACGACtacattaaaatcattttgatCGATTTCATCATAATCAATAGCATTTTTATTGAACGGAAACAAATTATGCAAGAGTTGGTTGTGTATTTGTCAGTTTtggggcaaaaaattttagttttgcgTTTTTTAGtttgacattttgaaattctaGACTTATCGATCGTTCGAGTCGTGTTCAAGGTTTGACGTATACGtttgacataacctcaatttgaTTCGGGGGATGTTAAGACCGGCGCATCCGCCAGAATTGTTGTGAAAATGATGGTTTGTTTGTAGATGCGACTCCGTTCAAGAGGTCGAAGACGATCATCGACTCTCAGTGTTCTTGCGGCATCGAAAATCTGTGGGAAATGCGTAAATGTTCGGAGAAGACTCTGGTCAATGCGGATTTGTATAATTACGAGGATCCCTTAAATTCCATACCCGCTAGACATAGTAAATCCCTAGATCAACTACAAATGTGTTCAAGAAATAGCATACACTATTCATTAGGTAACATATTCGGCCAAAACGACTATTACACGAAGGACCAGCACGACAAAGCGAATTTTTATAAGAACGaatcaaaactaaaaaacGTCGCGAGCGAACACAACATGGGCAATCAGCGCATCTACGTCTTCGACGAGAGAAGACAAGACTACAGCCAACCGATCTGCAACTGTTCAAGCTACTATCTCGGCAGGAAGGCTCGGAAAGTGGCAACGAGCGCAGCCGATTCGTCCATAGATTTAAATCAAATAGATGTCGATATTTTAGATAAGAAGTACAAGCAGTTCAATATCAAAAACTTGACGAAGCAGAAGTGCCAGAAGATCGTCAAGTCGCTGAGCCACACTTCGACCGACAGCACCCAGAACATCTTCCGCTCGAACTCGATGCAGTTCTTCTCGCCGAAGAAGAAGGTGAGCGAGGCGAACAAGTTCAACTCGCTCGTGACCAAGCGGAGGGCCAACCTGACCGAGGTGAACGGCTCGGCCCACCCTTCAGTATTAGAAAGTACAAAAACTTACAATCAAAAGGGCAAATCGAAGACGAAGCGCTGCCCCAACGGCAAAAACTTCGAGATCGGCTCGACCAGCAGCTCGACCGAGAGCCTATCGTCGAAAAAGCAAACAGGGTCAAATAGCGAAGCTTTATTTAGTAGCGTAGTTGGCGTTAGAAAAGTCCGGAGTACTTCGTGTTTGGGGGAAAGCGCCTCTCCTCTCGTACTCTCGGGCACGGAATCACTGCCCAATATCACGCCCAAAGTGGAGCGGACGCACTACCCCGAGATGAAGTACTACAGCAGCTCCTCCTCATCCTCCGCCACGAGCGAACAGAGCGGCTGGATCACATCCAGGAGCAGCTCGGTCGCTTCCAGCACGGACGCCGGCAATCCCGTTACCAGCGCTCTCCTCACCAACATTGACAGCATCCAGAGGAAGATACTCAACCTCCCGGGGGAGCCCAGGCGATCCACCAGGAAGGACAAGAGGAACGGGGGCAAGGGCAAGTTCGACGCCGCCACGAACGGGCACTACAGGAAGAATACGAAGTACGACAAGGAATTTTCCTTAAATAACAAAGGTACAGTTTGgcgtgtattgttggttgtcTACTACGTCGCAAAAGCAATCAACAAAATGTATTGATTGGgcttaataattattattgagcGTGGGAAAATGTAATAATGAAACACTCTTTGATTTGTACGAGATAATTTATTTGGAATAAGTTTTCGGTAGAAAACACAAAACGGGTAGGCAACCAGTAATGCAGAAAATCTGATTGTTGGGACCGTGGTTGAGACTTGTTTGTGGTTGTTTTAGGCTGTGAATTTAATCAAAGTAATATTTGCGACGATATCGCTTTACCGCCTCCTAAACAATTTAGAGACTTAGATTCGCCATCCAGTTCGGTCACGAACGGCACAAACGAAGAGGAAATCAACGCCGTTGACAACATCCTGTACCACGTGGTGGACACTCAGACCACCCTCGACAGGAAACCCGGCCACCTCGACGAAGATAAAACAACGAACGAATCAGACGGTGAGCATCTGAAGAAAACAGTTGTTAAATTTCGTGTCGCCGTGACCATTAACGAGTCGTAAAGAATTCTTTTGTATTGACAGCGCGTGTGCCGCTCCACTTGACTAGATATTTCGATTGTTGCAGAATATCACATCAACAAAGGATCGAAGTCCGAATCGGAGAAGGCGTTTCTGCGCGCCAAAAATGAGTTCAAAAGTCAATTAAATTTCCCCGGGATCTTGTATTCCGATTTTACGTCGTTCGCTTCGACTATTCCGTATTTCCACATAAGCGACGAGTTCCGAATATTTTCGCCTGAAGGAATGCATTTGATTGTGTGCGTGCACGGCCTAGACGGGAATTCGGCTGATTTGCGCCTGGTCAAGACGTACCTAGAGTTGGGGCTTCCGGGGGCGTATCTCGACTTCCTCATGTCGGAACGAAACCAAGGAGACACTTTCAGCGACTTCGACACGATGACCGACAGGTAACGACCATCGAGACAGACGCTCCGTCAAATCGACAAACGTTGCGTATCCGTCGAGCCTTTGTCGATTTGACGGTCGGACCGGTCGAGCGAGCGTTACGAAACGAATTTTCTAGACTCGTCAGCGAGATCCTACACTATTTAGATACGAGTAGCATCCGGCCTACGAGGATAAGCTTCGTGGGCCACTCTCTAGGTAACGTTATTATTAGATCTGCCTTAACGAGGCCCCAGATGAAATTTCTACTACCAAGACTGCATACTTTCTTATCACTCTCTGGACCACATCTGGGAACTTTGTACAACAGTAGCGGATTAGTCAATATGGGTAATCGCGCCATTTTCCTACCGGGTGAAGCGCTGACTGTTGTTTTTGCAGGAATGTGGTTCATGCagaaatggaaaaaatcagGGTCGCTTCTGCAGCTCTGTCTGAAGGACTCCGCCGACACCCGTCAGTCGTTTTTGTACAGACTGAGTCAGAAGAGTACTCTGCATCATTTCAAAAACGTACTGTTGTGCGGCTCGGGTCAAGACAGGTAGGTCAGGTCGATGTGTTTTTGTTCGGTGGATTTTTTTGACAGAGGCAAGAGCAAAATTACATTCAATGCATTGCGTAATTggatattttgcaaaattaaaatgaaatattgtTCGTTGCACACTAGTGCGGTAAAGTGTCATGCACGGTAGTTTTGTCGTTATTTCACTGGTGTCGAAGTTGTAATAGTCGCATTTGCTGCAACGTCAATCTCTGAGGAAGTATTTTCTTGGTTTGTTTTCGCAGTGGtgacagaaataaaaaatatctccTGCCGAATTGTCAAAGTGGCGTTAGGTTGGCACTAGTGATAAAGTTACTAGCCACGCCAATgggtgttttcattttttattagtgggaacaatttcaaacaaatgacaattttgacaagtcCTTGCGTCATTTGCGGCGAATTATCCGAttctttgtaaataaaaatgtattccatatctaattattattaataacttTTTGGGTTGTAAAAGACTTCTACGAGCAAACAAATTATTACCAAAGGTCACAACCGTAACTTCACATTTTAgcacaaatgacattttcaGCAAAAGTTCGATCCTTCACGGTACAGTTGCCCGACCttgaatttgacaatttaggTCTATAAAGGTTAAGTTAATTTTTCCATCTCCTATCATAAAATGAACGTTATGATTCTAAACAATTACTTTcgtaacaatttaattttggtGGCAATGatgttgcaaaaaattatGTCAGCACTTGTGCATAAAACACTTTTTTACGCTTGGGATTACAACACTTGCTGTGCTCGTGTCTGTAAACTTCCcccttataaaaaaatgtgagaaacatttttatttcatggtAATCACTAATCAGTGTCTTTTTTTAAAGCAAACAAACCACTTACATAACTTTATTAATACACTTAAGACACTCTTaggctaacttttttttaatgtctgtTTTCGCCTCACGTTGTATCAAGTCTACCTAATTAATAGTGCGATTGCTCAAACACTAATACACTTGCCTTTATCATTAAATCCaccatttgtttttttaattgtaaatgtAGGATTTTTGCAAGCGGTAGGAATCTCGTTAGACTTGTCGATGTTTGTTGGAGTTTTTAGAGGAGAAAAGACTGAATCGCAGAGGATTTTATGTGTTGTGGAGAGGGGGCTTAAGTCCGGTGGTGTTGCAGGTATGTCCCGCTCCACTCCGCCAGGATCGAGCTGTGCAAAGAATCAATCAAAGACACGTCAGACCAGG encodes:
- the LOC138141476 gene encoding protein FAM135A isoform X1, producing the protein MSELQSTIEFSVELYKFYNVDLFQRGMYQVRCSLRVSSKLSVEVEVTTPEVSAGLGTAIVLGNYGACRPFQILYRNEEVSLKDVVLFRCHMLVDGNNLKESLERAEFSLVLELWFSDTSPVSMVMVSSRTLQLNMSPAEGLHYHLPVLFDYFHLSAISLTIHAVLTALHQPSMKRGILRYMQSCAPKSSKSWSKIRSAHCSSLTDPVLPVSSHKIYSKINESPQVHLEARDVLLDASNNLKTTIKEYKILFMQREETLSENYDTLIMKPHRYDSRKSVKKQIPAPNSSCLAELCADNIRLWNYFLLNFSCKTTVQQHLSKKHHNLRVKRFAELFFLVYNPRRSAIGCFDTNYQNYLLVAEIAKRSKYMQSLPSLPVHCAALDGDNTTMPVIFEDQYQDPFDFDKRSCDDLLPKKDATPFKRSKTIIDSQCSCGIENLWEMRKCSEKTLVNADLYNYEDPLNSIPARHSKSLDQLQMCSRNSIHYSLGNIFGQNDYYTKDQHDKANFYKNESKLKNVASEHNMGNQRIYVFDERRQDYSQPICNCSSYYLGRKARKVATSAADSSIDLNQIDVDILDKKYKQFNIKNLTKQKCQKIVKSLSHTSTDSTQNIFRSNSMQFFSPKKKVSEANKFNSLVTKRRANLTEVNGSAHPSVLESTKTYNQKGKSKTKRCPNGKNFEIGSTSSSTESLSSKKQTGSNSEALFSSVVGVRKVRSTSCLGESASPLVLSGTESLPNITPKVERTHYPEMKYYSSSSSSSATSEQSGWITSRSSSVASSTDAGNPVTSALLTNIDSIQRKILNLPGEPRRSTRKDKRNGGKGKFDAATNGHYRKNTKYDKEFSLNNKGCEFNQSNICDDIALPPPKQFRDLDSPSSSVTNGTNEEEINAVDNILYHVVDTQTTLDRKPGHLDEDKTTNESDEYHINKGSKSESEKAFLRAKNEFKSQLNFPGILYSDFTSFASTIPYFHISDEFRIFSPEGMHLIVCVHGLDGNSADLRLVKTYLELGLPGAYLDFLMSERNQGDTFSDFDTMTDRLVSEILHYLDTSSIRPTRISFVGHSLGNVIIRSALTRPQMKFLLPRLHTFLSLSGPHLGTLYNSSGLVNMGMWFMQKWKKSGSLLQLCLKDSADTRQSFLYRLSQKSTLHHFKNVLLCGSGQDRYVPLHSARIELCKESIKDTSDQGAIYREMVHNIISPIIAQKEVNLVRYDIHHALPNTANALIGRAAHIAVLDSELFIEKFMAVVGIKYFR
- the LOC138141476 gene encoding protein FAM135A isoform X2; this encodes MSELQSTIEFSVELYKFYNVDLFQRGMYQVRCSLRVSSKLSVEVEVTTPEVSAGLGTAIVLGNYGACRPFQILYRNEEVSLKDVVLFRCHMLVDGNNLKESLERAEFSLVLELWFSDTSPVSMVMVSSRTLQLNMSPAEGLHYHLPVLFDYFHLSAISLTIHAVLTALHQPSMKRGILRYMQSCAPKSSKSWSKIRSAHCSSLTDPVLPREETLSENYDTLIMKPHRYDSRKSVKKQIPAPNSSCLAELCADNIRLWNYFLLNFSCKTTVQQHLSKKHHNLRVKRFAELFFLVYNPRRSAIGCFDTNYQNYLLVAEIAKRSKYMQSLPSLPVHCAALDGDNTTMPVIFEDQYQDPFDFDKRSCDDLLPKKDATPFKRSKTIIDSQCSCGIENLWEMRKCSEKTLVNADLYNYEDPLNSIPARHSKSLDQLQMCSRNSIHYSLGNIFGQNDYYTKDQHDKANFYKNESKLKNVASEHNMGNQRIYVFDERRQDYSQPICNCSSYYLGRKARKVATSAADSSIDLNQIDVDILDKKYKQFNIKNLTKQKCQKIVKSLSHTSTDSTQNIFRSNSMQFFSPKKKVSEANKFNSLVTKRRANLTEVNGSAHPSVLESTKTYNQKGKSKTKRCPNGKNFEIGSTSSSTESLSSKKQTGSNSEALFSSVVGVRKVRSTSCLGESASPLVLSGTESLPNITPKVERTHYPEMKYYSSSSSSSATSEQSGWITSRSSSVASSTDAGNPVTSALLTNIDSIQRKILNLPGEPRRSTRKDKRNGGKGKFDAATNGHYRKNTKYDKEFSLNNKGCEFNQSNICDDIALPPPKQFRDLDSPSSSVTNGTNEEEINAVDNILYHVVDTQTTLDRKPGHLDEDKTTNESDEYHINKGSKSESEKAFLRAKNEFKSQLNFPGILYSDFTSFASTIPYFHISDEFRIFSPEGMHLIVCVHGLDGNSADLRLVKTYLELGLPGAYLDFLMSERNQGDTFSDFDTMTDRLVSEILHYLDTSSIRPTRISFVGHSLGNVIIRSALTRPQMKFLLPRLHTFLSLSGPHLGTLYNSSGLVNMGMWFMQKWKKSGSLLQLCLKDSADTRQSFLYRLSQKSTLHHFKNVLLCGSGQDRYVPLHSARIELCKESIKDTSDQGAIYREMVHNIISPIIAQKEVNLVRYDIHHALPNTANALIGRAAHIAVLDSELFIEKFMAVVGIKYFR